The genomic window AATTCATTTCGAATACATTATAACCAATGTAATTAAATTCAGTAAAAGGATGCGATATTGCATGTTTAGGAAGGGCAAAGTATCTTGTTTTCTCAATAAAATTCCAATAAACAAATGTCTAAAACTAATCTATCAACAAATAGTTCTAAAAAAAAGGCAACAAAAACTTTATTGCAGCAACTTCCTATCATTGTTGTCATGTAGCCGACCTCCATATTCCCAAAGTCTAAATTAGACCAAAAGTTCCATATCTTTTGATTGCAAGAATTTCATAGGGATTTGCACTCCAAAAATCAGTATTAGGACCTGATAGCTCTTATTCATAGTACCTATCCTCACTCTTAAACAAACAGTTAACTCATACTTTTCATGTTGTTCATCAATCCTCATTTGCCAATCAAACCGCACCAATTGCAGCACCACAATGATTTGGTCCCACTTTCTATGAGCACCAGCTGCAGCCATAACTATCAGCTGATAAAAACGTTGAGAACGACCATTCACAAACCTTCAACTACTTTGTCCTGCGAGCAAAACCATGTTAAGCTAGAGGGGCGTCCAGAAATAGCGCCCGACCACTTCACGGCCGGATCCGGCGTCACGTTAAAAAACTTAAACCGCACACCTACTTCCCATCCAAcgaaagaggaaagaagaaacccGGGActcggaaaaggaaaaaaaaaaaagaaagaaagaaaagaaaagaaaccccCCTTCCGGCTCTTCTTAGGTGGTGGGATTCTTTCTCTCGAGCGACCAGAGAGTGGGATTAAAGCGAAAGGAGGAGAACGGAGCGAGgcgggagggggagagagagagagagggagcgggATGTCGTGCTCGTCGTCGTCGGGGTCGGGGGAGGAGGACGAGGGCGTCGACGATTACAGGAAGGGCGGCTACCACGCCGTCCGAGTCGGCGACCAGTTCGCCGGCGGCCGGTACATCGCCCAGCGGAAGCTTGGATGGGGCCACTTCTCCACCGTCTGGCTCGCCTTCGACACCCGATGCAAAGTACTCGATCCCCCGATCCTTCCTCGATTGCTTCCAAACAATGGAAAACATCGCATCTTGGATATATTTATTCGGATTACTGCGGATTTCCTCATTTTATAATCTGCAGTTTTTTCTGGGGATTCACGTGAATTCTGCTTTAAAGATCTCATCTTTTGCGATCTGTTCTTCTTTTTCGGTTGGGTTTTTATTTTGAATTGCTATTTGCATGAATCGTGCGACCATTGATTAAATTATTGTGTCGGATCATGATGGATTGAGATTAGCTGCGTCAACGGTTATTGTCCAATCGAGAACACTGGGTCGTTCTTTAATTATTATGTCTTCTTAACCCGTTATATATCATGGGCTGTCTTTGGATTCTAGCGATCTGTTTGTTGTACTGTTGTGATTATTACCTACCTTTCTATTTGGATTCTTTGCTAAATAAAATAgtgatatttttctttcttttttactttCGATTTCTCAGAAAGATGcacaaatttcaataaattctattCCTTTCGTTTATGGACATATGCATTTGCCTTCTCTTGTTGCAGAGATCCGTTGCTCTTCATGTCTTTTTTGTTCAATTTTCATCTTTACCTATGTTTAATATTCCTGCTGGATGCTGATTGAGGACTGCATATTTATATCTCTTTGCTTTGATGAGTTTGATCAATATAATTTCTTTATTTCATCACATCTAATATTTCATTTTATATTAGTTTGTAGATTGATCTCTTTAAACTGATGCTTACCGTCAAGAATATCTTCTTTTAAATGTTATATATGAATCAGTCTTTTATTCGTCTTTAAGACCCTCTCCACCTTAGTTTTATATAGTattcttttgaaaaaataaatggaaaaactctctctctctctctctctctctctctctctctctctctctctctctccacagaTGTGCTGTCTAATCTAAAGATTTCTGTAAAATTGATTTGTTTTGCAGAGATTTGTAGCCCTGAAAATTCAAAAAAGTGCTGCAGAATTTGCTCAAGCTGCTCTCCATGAGATTGAGATCCTTTCAGCAATTGCGAAAGGAGATCCCTCGAATTCCAAGTGCATAGTTCGTCTTCTGGACAATTTTAAGCATGCTGGTCCAAATGGGCAGCATCTTTGCTTGGTATTTGAATTCCTTGGTGACAGCCTACTCCGGCTAATCCGGTACAACAGATATAAGGGCATTGGCCTGGACAGAGTTAGAGACATATGCAGATCAATCTTGTCGGGTCTTGATTACTTGCACAGGGAGCTCGGTATCATTCATACGGATTTGAAACTAGAAAATGTCCTTCTTGTCTCTACCATTGATCCTTCAAAAGATCCTGTGCGCTCTGGATTTTCCCCAATCCTTGAGAGGCCTGAGGGCAATGCAAATGGGGCACTTGTGGCCAGTAGCATTGAGAAAAAGCTGAAGAAGAAAGCAAGGAGGGCAGCAGCAAGGATCTCTGGGAGAAGATCATCAATGATAGGAACATTGCAGCTGACAGAGCGGGAAAGGAGCTTGGATGGGATTGATTTGAGATGCAAGGTTGTGGACTTCGGGAATGCTTGTTTGGTTGATAAGCAGTTTACAGATAATATTCAGACAAGGCAATATAGGTCTCCTGAGGTTATTCTCAGGGCAGGGTACTCATTTTCAGCTGATATATGGTCTTTTGCTTGCATAGCTTTTGAGCTTGCAACTGGTGACATGTTGTTTACACCTAAGGATGGAC from Elaeis guineensis isolate ETL-2024a chromosome 4, EG11, whole genome shotgun sequence includes these protein-coding regions:
- the LOC105042694 gene encoding uncharacterized protein; its protein translation is MSCSSSSGSGEEDEGVDDYRKGGYHAVRVGDQFAGGRYIAQRKLGWGHFSTVWLAFDTRCKRFVALKIQKSAAEFAQAALHEIEILSAIAKGDPSNSKCIVRLLDNFKHAGPNGQHLCLVFEFLGDSLLRLIRYNRYKGIGLDRVRDICRSILSGLDYLHRELGIIHTDLKLENVLLVSTIDPSKDPVRSGFSPILERPEGNANGALVASSIEKKLKKKARRAAARISGRRSSMIGTLQLTERERSLDGIDLRCKVVDFGNACLVDKQFTDNIQTRQYRSPEVILRAGYSFSADIWSFACIAFELATGDMLFTPKDGQGYSEDEDHLALMMELLGKMPRKIATSGSRSKDFFDRHGDLKRIRRLKFWSLDRLLVEKYKFLDTDAQEFANFLCPLLDFAPEKRPTAADCLQHPWLKSRDKKLTDENIEASVARLEIGMSSKFKV